The Longimicrobiaceae bacterium DNA window TCTCGCTGCTCCCTGCCGGCGCGGCCGGCGCGCGGTCGTAGTGCTCGATCACCTCCGCGAGGGTGGCGATCTGGCCGGCGTGCATGTATGGCGTGCGCTCCGCTACCCCGCGCAGGGAGGGCGTCTTGTAGGCTCGGGTGAGCTCTGCGGCCTCGGAATCGAGAAACTCCAGCTCCGCGCAATCCTCGGGCTTCGCGTCGCTGTAGCGACTCCAGCAGTTGAACTCGTCGGCGAGCACCTGCTTCGCGCCCAGCGCACGACCGACGTCTTGAGGGAGCGAAGCCACCGCCGGCACACCCGTATTGTGGAAATGGTCGTCTGTGAGAAGCGGGCCGTTGTGGCACTGAGTGCAGTTCCCCTTTCCGATGAAGAGCTTGAGACCCGCCTCCTCCCGGGAGGTGAGAATCCCTTTCGGCGCGCGGCCGGTCTTCGTCAGGGCCTCGGCGTAGCGGTCGAAGCGGGAGGCACCCGGCTGCAGGCGCCGCTCGTAGGCGGCGATCGTCTTGCCAATGTTGGCGAACACCCGGTTGACCGCCTCTCTCTGCGCCTCGGGCATTGCCTCCCACGCCGCCCGGGCCTCGGGATCCTCCACCGGGCCGGCGCGTCGCGGCACCTGCGTGAGGTCGGGCAGCGGGCCAAAGATCCGCTCGTAGTCGGCGCGGTAGTGCTCGGCGACCAGGTGAGCGTACTGAGCCCGCGTACCGCCATGCTCGACCGCGCTCTCCAGCGGTCCCAGCGCCTGGGCCCACTGGCTGTCCTTGCGGCCGTCCCAGAAGAACCATGCTCCGTGGGCCGTTCCCGCGATCGGCATGGTGCGCCGATTGGTGCGGCCGACCCCCTGGGCCAGCGGGAGCCCATCCTGGAACTGCCGGCCGGGCTGGTGGCAGGTGCCGCAGGAGACCTTACCGTTCCCGCTGAAGCGAGTATCGAAGAAGATCGCGTGGCCGAGCCGCACGGCGGCCGTGTCGTCGCCGAAGCGGTTGGTCGGGTCGGGGGCAAGCGGCTGCAGCTCCGCGATCGACAGGGAGCGGATCGTCGCGATCTCCGCCTCGCTCCACTTTCGCGAGGACGAGATCCCCGCTCCGCACGCCAGGATCGCAAGGGCGAGGATCGCGCCGCCGGCCCGGCGGGTCCTCGCGTGAAGTCGCTTCCAGAGTGCCATCATCGTCGCCTTTCGCCGTGAGATTTTCTGTTGCGCTGGTCACGGGATAAATCTCGAGGCGATGTGCGCGGTGGGCTTGCACGAAACCGCTGGCGTTCTTGTACAAACTGGCTGTGGTTAATGAGTTGCCTGGGGCGGACGGATGCGGGGCGATAGGGCCTGACCGGGGCCGCATCATCCCGCGGAAAAGAGTCGGAGGGTGCGAAATGTATGGCTCAATTGGTTGGTCGGGGCGGTCCGTTCAGGGCGATGAGCCGTACGGAGCACGCGCGTCGACAAGCAAACCCGGAGTAGCGGTGGAAGGACCCGGGCCCTCTCCGGCCGGCG harbors:
- a CDS encoding cytochrome c peroxidase; translation: MMALWKRLHARTRRAGGAILALAILACGAGISSSRKWSEAEIATIRSLSIAELQPLAPDPTNRFGDDTAAVRLGHAIFFDTRFSGNGKVSCGTCHQPGRQFQDGLPLAQGVGRTNRRTMPIAGTAHGAWFFWDGRKDSQWAQALGPLESAVEHGGTRAQYAHLVAEHYRADYERIFGPLPDLTQVPRRAGPVEDPEARAAWEAMPEAQREAVNRVFANIGKTIAAYERRLQPGASRFDRYAEALTKTGRAPKGILTSREEAGLKLFIGKGNCTQCHNGPLLTDDHFHNTGVPAVASLPQDVGRALGAKQVLADEFNCWSRYSDAKPEDCAELEFLDSEAAELTRAYKTPSLRGVAERTPYMHAGQIATLAEVIEHYDRAPAAPAGSSEIHPLHLTAAERAQLEAYLRTLSAPVNAERWLLEPPQTKRLENRR